One window of Halopelagius longus genomic DNA carries:
- the cobA gene encoding uroporphyrinogen-III C-methyltransferase yields the protein MVYLVGSGPGDPELLTVKAKRLLSEADVVLHDKLPGPEIIGQIPEERREDVGKRAGGEWTPQEYTNHRMVELAREGKTVVRLKGGDPFVFGRGGEEMEHLAESGVPFEVVPGITSAIAGAGVAGIPVTHRDHTSSVSFVTGHEDPTKEESAVDWEALAATGGTLVVLMGVGKLPDYAAALRDAGMDGETPVALVERATWPEMRVATGTLDTIVDVRDAEGIEPPAITVIGDVAATRDRVVEFLRNRTGELPAGTPADPEVREG from the coding sequence ATGGTCTACCTCGTCGGAAGCGGACCGGGCGACCCGGAACTGCTGACGGTGAAGGCAAAGCGCCTGCTTTCGGAGGCGGACGTGGTGCTGCACGACAAGCTCCCCGGCCCGGAGATTATCGGCCAGATACCCGAGGAGAGACGCGAGGACGTGGGCAAGCGCGCGGGCGGCGAGTGGACGCCGCAGGAGTACACGAACCACCGGATGGTCGAACTCGCCCGCGAGGGCAAGACGGTGGTGCGCCTGAAGGGCGGCGACCCGTTCGTCTTCGGCCGCGGCGGCGAGGAGATGGAACACCTCGCCGAATCGGGCGTCCCGTTCGAGGTGGTGCCGGGCATCACCTCCGCCATCGCCGGCGCGGGCGTCGCGGGCATCCCCGTCACGCACCGCGACCACACCTCCTCCGTCTCGTTCGTCACCGGCCACGAGGACCCGACGAAGGAGGAGTCGGCCGTCGATTGGGAGGCGCTGGCCGCGACGGGCGGGACGCTCGTCGTCCTGATGGGCGTCGGCAAACTGCCCGACTACGCGGCGGCGCTTCGGGACGCCGGGATGGACGGCGAGACGCCCGTGGCACTCGTCGAACGCGCGACGTGGCCGGAGATGCGCGTCGCCACCGGGACGCTCGACACCATCGTCGACGTGCGCGACGCCGAGGGCATCGAACCGCCCGCGATAACGGTCATCGGCGACGTGGCGGCGACGAGAGACCGAGTGGTCGAGTTCCTCCGGAACCGGACGGGCGAACTCCCGGCCGGAACCCCCGCCGACCCGGAGGTGCGCGAGGGGTGA
- a CDS encoding uroporphyrinogen-III synthase, translated as MNRDVRVAVFRPDDDRLADAVELLDSLGASPVPDPMLEVEPTQATPEAAEYVVLTSKTGVELLADAGWSPGDSTLCCIGAATADAARDAGWTVDRVPEEYTSAGLVEHLREEVAGATVEVARSDHGSDVLLDGLREAGAEVHETVLYRLVRPEGAGQSTVMAAGGELDGVCFSSSLTVENFLDAAAERGVREEAIEGLNDAVVGAIGPPTRETAESLGIDVDVVPDAADFEELVCDVVERAAPTYHE; from the coding sequence GTGAACCGCGACGTTCGCGTCGCCGTCTTCCGCCCGGACGACGACAGACTCGCAGACGCGGTGGAACTGCTCGATTCGCTCGGCGCGAGTCCCGTCCCCGACCCGATGCTCGAAGTCGAACCGACGCAAGCGACGCCCGAGGCGGCGGAGTACGTCGTCCTGACGAGCAAGACGGGCGTCGAACTGCTCGCGGATGCGGGGTGGAGCCCCGGCGATTCGACGCTCTGTTGTATCGGCGCGGCGACGGCCGACGCCGCCCGCGACGCCGGGTGGACCGTAGACCGGGTGCCCGAGGAGTACACCTCCGCCGGACTGGTCGAACACCTCCGCGAGGAGGTGGCGGGCGCGACGGTGGAAGTCGCCCGGTCGGACCACGGCAGCGACGTGCTCTTAGACGGCCTGCGCGAGGCGGGCGCAGAGGTACACGAGACGGTGCTGTACCGCCTCGTCCGCCCCGAAGGGGCGGGCCAATCGACGGTGATGGCCGCGGGCGGCGAACTCGACGGCGTCTGTTTCTCCTCCTCTCTCACCGTCGAGAACTTCCTCGACGCCGCGGCGGAACGCGGCGTCCGCGAGGAGGCCATCGAGGGCCTGAACGACGCCGTCGTCGGTGCCATCGGCCCGCCGACGCGCGAGACGGCCGAATCGCTCGGCATCGACGTGGACGTGGTTCCGGACGCCGCCGACTTCGAGGAACTCGTCTGCGACGTGGTCGAACGCGCCGCCCCCACCTACCACGAGTGA
- a CDS encoding single-stranded-DNA-specific exonuclease RecJ codes for MAGPVPELESRAEACAERLREADEVLLASHIDADGLTSAAVASTALERAGIPFETVFSKQLDESEVARIAATEYDTVLFTDFGSGQLDVIAPREEAGDFTPVIADHHQPADAETEYHLNPLLFGIDGASELSGAGASYVLARALEPKGCDNRDLAALAVVGAVGDMQNSDGGLHGANAGIVEEGVAAGVVEEARDLVLYGRQTRPLPKFLEYASDVRIPGISNDANGAVQFLSDLDLDLKADGEWRRWVDLTMDERKTLVSALLRRAIASGVPADRIENLVGTTYTLTDEEAGTELRDVSEFSTLLNATARYERADVGLAVCLGNRQGALDSARKLLRNHRRNLSEGLQWVKNEGTTVEENVQWFDAGTRIRETIVGIVAGMAVGSGGISRSKPILAFAEKSDAEVKVSARGSHVLVRKGLDLSAVMREASQAVGGDGGGHDVAAGATIPKGREREFVAEADRLVGEQLG; via the coding sequence ATGGCAGGTCCCGTCCCCGAACTGGAGTCGCGCGCCGAGGCGTGCGCGGAACGACTGCGCGAAGCGGACGAAGTTCTCCTCGCCTCGCACATCGACGCCGACGGGTTGACGAGCGCCGCCGTCGCCTCGACGGCGTTGGAACGGGCGGGGATACCCTTCGAGACGGTGTTCTCGAAGCAGTTAGACGAGTCGGAGGTGGCGCGGATAGCCGCCACTGAGTACGACACCGTGCTGTTCACCGACTTCGGCAGCGGTCAGTTGGACGTCATCGCCCCCCGCGAGGAGGCGGGCGACTTCACGCCGGTCATCGCCGACCACCACCAACCGGCCGACGCAGAGACGGAGTACCACCTCAATCCGCTGCTCTTCGGCATCGACGGCGCGTCGGAACTCTCCGGGGCGGGCGCGAGCTACGTTCTCGCTCGCGCACTCGAACCGAAGGGGTGCGACAACCGCGACTTGGCCGCCCTCGCCGTCGTCGGCGCGGTGGGCGACATGCAGAACTCCGACGGCGGCCTGCACGGCGCGAACGCCGGCATCGTCGAGGAGGGCGTCGCCGCGGGCGTCGTAGAGGAGGCGCGGGATTTGGTCCTCTACGGGCGGCAGACCCGCCCCCTCCCGAAGTTCTTGGAGTACGCCAGCGACGTTCGCATCCCCGGCATCTCCAACGACGCGAACGGCGCGGTGCAGTTCCTCTCGGACCTCGATTTGGACCTGAAGGCCGACGGCGAGTGGCGGCGGTGGGTGGACCTGACGATGGACGAACGGAAGACCCTCGTGAGCGCACTGCTGCGCCGGGCCATCGCCTCGGGCGTCCCCGCCGACAGAATCGAGAATCTGGTCGGGACGACGTACACGCTGACCGACGAGGAGGCGGGGACGGAACTCCGCGACGTGAGCGAGTTCTCCACGCTCCTGAACGCGACGGCGCGGTACGAACGCGCGGACGTGGGACTCGCGGTCTGTCTCGGGAACCGGCAGGGCGCCCTCGACAGCGCCCGGAAACTGCTCCGAAACCACCGGCGCAACCTCTCGGAGGGGCTCCAGTGGGTGAAAAACGAGGGGACGACCGTCGAGGAGAACGTCCAGTGGTTCGACGCTGGGACGAGAATCCGCGAGACCATCGTCGGCATCGTCGCCGGGATGGCAGTCGGGTCCGGCGGCATCTCCCGGAGCAAGCCGATACTCGCGTTCGCGGAGAAGTCCGACGCGGAGGTGAAAGTGTCCGCTCGGGGGTCGCACGTCCTCGTGCGGAAGGGACTCGACCTCTCTGCGGTGATGCGGGAGGCGTCGCAGGCCGTCGGCGGCGACGGCGGCGGCCACGACGTCGCCGCGGGCGCGACCATCCCGAAGGGGAGAGAACGGGAGTTCGTCGCGGAGGCCGACCGCCTCGTCGGCGAGCAACTCGGCTGA
- a CDS encoding PAS domain S-box protein translates to MSPAPNGTSPPCETTNEGPTMDVPVGNLLSRAEIATFELTPDGTVSDVNEAFTALTGFAREALLDRPFSHLAASGHLPPSVETLLRENDGADPRESVNTTASLETESGTAVLCEVHLQRVERPDGGERYLGVVRPKGRREREGSDGRERPEDAPAKAFVALADAVRDGIIVLDADSRIQYANPAVERILGHSPEELVGGSKIQIIPERLRDVHLDALQTYLDTGERNIDWGYVELPGQHKDGYEVPLGISLNDFFFEGDRYFVGLFRDISKRKKAERELAAKAAQQETVAELGHEALTATDVDSLLDEVVGRVADTLDAEYCEVLELDAADGQFRFRAGVGWDDDVVGSATIPVSETTQAGYTLSTERPVVVEDFETDSRFDGADGIADFGVRSGIDAIIGPVDDPWGILGVHDAAARDFSAYDVHFVENIAHIVATAIDRHAYTRTLEVQREELEALNRLNRLAQEIQRAIITESSREEIEQLVCDRLARKDNYAFTWIGQVDLADQTLTPVARAGDDKGYVDDVTVTLDERKTGKGPAGMAVQTRDVQIVSDVETDEAFGPWREAALERGVRSVATIPIVYEQTVYGVLGIYAEERDAFGPDVQSIFGSFGEMVGHAIAAATQKHALLTREMTEVTLQFRNLADLLDGQESDIPRLEVSQVVPTGQESYVLVGTAPPESEATILGLAAGVPSISDANVTEVSDDESEFRVRIRSPPLISQVVARGGRVSRIVVNDAGLTATMELPPHVETAEIVEEVKASYPSADVLLQRRKTVERPVVSEKGLLESLTERQRTALELAYRRGYFEWPRKNSGEDLAEILGVSPATFHQHLRTSERKLLTEILDGAGLSADASPERRSGNRS, encoded by the coding sequence ATGTCCCCCGCACCGAACGGCACATCTCCGCCGTGCGAGACGACGAACGAGGGCCCGACGATGGACGTTCCCGTCGGGAACCTGCTGTCGCGAGCGGAGATTGCGACGTTCGAGTTGACCCCCGACGGCACTGTGTCCGACGTTAACGAGGCGTTCACCGCCCTCACCGGGTTCGCTCGGGAGGCGCTTCTCGACCGCCCGTTCTCTCACCTCGCGGCGTCCGGACACCTGCCGCCGTCGGTGGAGACCCTCCTGCGAGAGAACGACGGCGCGGACCCCCGCGAGTCGGTGAATACCACCGCGTCGTTGGAGACGGAGTCCGGGACCGCCGTCCTCTGTGAGGTCCACCTCCAACGGGTCGAACGACCCGACGGCGGCGAGCGATATCTCGGCGTCGTCCGGCCGAAGGGTCGCCGCGAACGCGAGGGAAGCGACGGACGCGAACGCCCCGAGGACGCGCCGGCGAAAGCGTTCGTCGCCCTCGCCGACGCCGTCCGAGACGGCATCATCGTCCTCGACGCCGACAGCCGGATACAGTACGCGAACCCCGCCGTCGAGCGGATTCTCGGCCACTCGCCCGAGGAGTTAGTCGGCGGGAGCAAGATACAGATAATCCCCGAGCGACTCAGGGACGTCCACCTCGACGCCCTCCAGACGTACCTCGACACCGGCGAACGCAACATCGACTGGGGGTACGTCGAACTGCCGGGACAGCACAAGGACGGCTACGAAGTTCCGCTGGGTATCTCGCTGAACGACTTCTTCTTCGAGGGAGACCGGTACTTCGTCGGCCTGTTCCGGGACATCTCGAAGCGAAAGAAGGCCGAGAGAGAACTGGCCGCGAAGGCGGCCCAACAGGAGACGGTCGCGGAGTTGGGCCACGAGGCACTCACTGCGACCGACGTCGATTCGCTCCTCGACGAAGTCGTCGGGCGCGTGGCCGACACCCTCGACGCGGAGTACTGCGAAGTGCTCGAACTGGACGCGGCCGACGGGCAGTTCCGGTTCCGCGCGGGCGTCGGGTGGGACGACGACGTCGTCGGGTCGGCGACCATCCCCGTCTCGGAGACGACGCAGGCGGGGTACACGCTCAGCACCGAACGGCCCGTCGTCGTCGAGGACTTCGAGACCGACTCCCGGTTCGACGGTGCCGACGGAATCGCCGACTTCGGCGTCCGGAGCGGAATCGACGCGATAATCGGTCCCGTGGACGACCCGTGGGGTATCCTCGGCGTCCACGACGCGGCGGCGCGGGATTTCTCCGCGTACGACGTCCACTTCGTCGAGAACATCGCCCACATCGTCGCAACCGCGATAGACCGACACGCCTACACCCGGACGCTGGAGGTTCAGCGGGAGGAACTGGAGGCGTTGAACCGCCTGAACAGGCTCGCACAGGAGATTCAGCGGGCGATAATAACCGAGTCCTCCCGCGAGGAGATAGAGCAGTTGGTCTGTGACCGACTCGCCCGCAAGGACAACTACGCGTTCACGTGGATAGGGCAGGTGGACTTGGCCGACCAGACGCTCACCCCCGTCGCGCGGGCGGGCGACGATAAAGGCTACGTGGACGACGTGACGGTGACCCTCGACGAACGGAAGACGGGGAAGGGGCCCGCCGGGATGGCGGTCCAGACCCGGGACGTACAGATAGTCTCCGACGTGGAGACGGACGAGGCGTTCGGACCGTGGCGGGAGGCGGCCCTCGAACGCGGCGTGCGGTCGGTCGCGACGATACCCATCGTCTACGAACAGACCGTCTACGGGGTGCTCGGCATCTACGCCGAGGAGAGAGACGCGTTCGGCCCGGACGTGCAGTCGATCTTCGGGTCGTTCGGCGAGATGGTCGGCCACGCCATCGCCGCGGCGACGCAGAAGCACGCCCTCCTCACGAGGGAGATGACGGAGGTGACGCTCCAGTTCCGGAACCTCGCGGACCTCTTGGACGGTCAGGAGTCGGACATCCCGCGGCTAGAGGTGTCGCAGGTGGTGCCGACCGGACAGGAGAGCTACGTCCTCGTCGGGACGGCCCCGCCCGAATCGGAGGCGACGATTCTCGGACTCGCGGCGGGAGTGCCGTCGATTTCGGACGCGAACGTGACCGAGGTGAGCGACGACGAGTCGGAGTTCAGAGTGCGGATACGGAGTCCGCCGCTCATCTCACAGGTGGTCGCCCGCGGCGGACGCGTGAGCCGAATCGTCGTCAACGACGCCGGACTCACGGCGACGATGGAACTGCCGCCGCACGTCGAGACGGCGGAGATAGTCGAGGAGGTGAAGGCGTCGTACCCGAGCGCCGACGTCCTCCTCCAACGGCGAAAGACGGTCGAACGGCCGGTCGTCTCCGAGAAGGGACTGCTCGAGTCGTTGACCGAACGACAGCGCACCGCTCTCGAACTGGCCTACCGCCGAGGGTACTTCGAGTGGCCGCGGAAGAACAGCGGAGAGGACCTCGCGGAGATTCTCGGCGTCTCCCCCGCGACGTTTCACCAACACCTCCGGACCAGCGAACGGAAGCTACTGACCGAGATACTCGACGGGGCGGGACTGTCCGCTGACGCGTCCCCCGAGCGACGATCTGGGAACCGCAGTTAG
- a CDS encoding Tm-1-like ATP-binding domain-containing protein — MTVALVGTLDTKGEEFAFARDVLTDHGVDVHVVDVGVMGDPAFEPDTTNADVADYAGTTIESLRESGDRGESMDAMGRGAARVVEELHDEGVLDGVLGLGGSGNTSVVTTAMRALPYGVPKLVVSTMASGDTRPYVGARDITMIYSVADIEGLNQLSRRIISNAALAMVGMVTNEADVEVTDSPTVAVTMFGVTTPCVKAARAWLEDRGYECIVFHATGTGGEAMENLVEQGVVDAVLDATTTELADELVGGVLSAGPDRLEAAGERGIPQVVSVGALDMVNFGPKEDVPEEFRDRHLHVHNPTVTLMRTTPEENAELGRILAEKLGDAAGPTALFLPLRSVSMLDAEGEDFDHPEADEALFEAIRENLSESVELVELDADINDDEFAEAMAEKLHEFVEAT; from the coding sequence GTGACCGTCGCACTCGTCGGCACCCTCGACACGAAGGGCGAGGAGTTCGCGTTCGCCCGCGACGTGTTGACCGACCACGGCGTGGACGTTCACGTCGTGGACGTGGGCGTGATGGGCGACCCCGCCTTCGAACCGGACACGACGAACGCCGACGTCGCGGACTACGCGGGGACGACGATCGAATCGCTCCGCGAGTCGGGCGACCGGGGGGAGTCGATGGACGCGATGGGTCGCGGGGCCGCCCGCGTCGTCGAAGAACTGCACGACGAAGGCGTCTTAGACGGCGTTCTCGGCCTCGGCGGGTCCGGAAACACCTCCGTCGTCACGACGGCCATGCGGGCGCTTCCGTACGGCGTCCCGAAACTCGTCGTCTCGACGATGGCCTCCGGCGACACGCGCCCGTACGTGGGCGCGCGCGACATCACGATGATATACTCCGTCGCCGACATCGAGGGGTTGAACCAACTCTCCCGCCGCATCATCTCGAACGCCGCCCTCGCGATGGTCGGCATGGTGACCAACGAGGCGGACGTCGAGGTGACCGACAGTCCGACCGTCGCCGTCACGATGTTCGGGGTGACGACGCCCTGCGTGAAGGCGGCGCGGGCGTGGTTGGAGGACCGCGGCTACGAGTGCATCGTCTTCCACGCCACCGGCACCGGCGGCGAGGCGATGGAGAACCTCGTCGAACAGGGCGTCGTCGACGCCGTCCTCGACGCGACGACGACCGAACTGGCGGACGAACTCGTCGGCGGCGTCCTCAGCGCCGGGCCCGACCGCTTGGAGGCGGCGGGCGAACGCGGCATCCCGCAGGTGGTCTCCGTCGGCGCACTCGACATGGTGAACTTCGGCCCGAAGGAGGACGTGCCCGAGGAGTTTCGCGACAGGCACCTCCACGTCCACAACCCGACGGTGACGCTGATGCGGACGACGCCCGAGGAGAACGCGGAACTCGGTCGCATCCTCGCGGAGAAACTCGGCGACGCCGCCGGGCCGACGGCCCTGTTTCTCCCCCTCCGAAGCGTCTCGATGCTCGACGCCGAGGGCGAGGACTTCGACCACCCGGAGGCGGACGAGGCCCTCTTCGAGGCGATTCGGGAGAACCTCTCGGAGAGCGTCGAACTCGTCGAACTCGACGCCGACATCAACGACGACGAGTTCGCCGAGGCGATGGCCGAGAAACTCCACGAGTTCGTGGAGGCGACGTAG
- a CDS encoding cupin domain-containing protein produces the protein MSDDETRFVSPDDVESLVFDWGVLKWLNTPEVTGSERFSAGVVRLEPGKGHERHDHPESDEILYVLDGEGEQTVGEETRDIEAGEVVFVPRGVPHSTVNTGWKTLSLLAVYAPPGPEDELREMPECTVVPPGELPTRDAGGDGT, from the coding sequence ATGAGCGACGACGAGACGCGGTTCGTCTCGCCGGACGACGTCGAGAGTCTGGTGTTCGACTGGGGCGTCCTCAAGTGGCTCAACACCCCCGAGGTGACCGGTTCCGAGCGGTTCAGCGCGGGCGTCGTGCGACTCGAACCGGGCAAGGGCCACGAACGGCACGACCACCCCGAGAGCGACGAGATTCTCTACGTCCTCGACGGCGAGGGCGAACAGACCGTCGGCGAGGAGACGCGCGATATCGAAGCCGGCGAGGTGGTGTTCGTCCCCCGCGGCGTTCCCCACAGCACGGTCAACACGGGGTGGAAGACGCTCAGTCTCCTCGCGGTGTACGCGCCGCCGGGACCCGAAGACGAACTCCGCGAGATGCCAGAGTGCACCGTCGTCCCGCCGGGGGAACTGCCGACGCGAGACGCCGGAGGTGACGGCACGTGA
- a CDS encoding phosphoenolpyruvate hydrolase family protein, which yields MEFERQDSLARLRNTVASGDPIIGAGAGTGISAKFAERGGVDLLIIYNSGRYRMNGRGSLAGLLPYGDANEIVVEMGHEVLPVVEDTPVLAGVNGTDPFRQMDVFVEKLKRQGFSGVQNFPTVGLIDEDSQFRRNLEETGMGYDEEVEMIREASDRGMLTCPYVFDEEQARQMAEAGADVIVAHMGLTTSGDIGAETALDLDTAADRVQAIRDAAVEANEDVMVICHGGPIAWPDDARHVIENTEGVVGFFGASSIERLPTEEAIENQAREFKDISL from the coding sequence ATGGAGTTCGAGAGACAGGATTCGTTGGCACGGCTTCGGAACACCGTAGCGTCGGGCGATCCGATAATCGGCGCGGGGGCCGGGACGGGAATCTCGGCGAAGTTCGCCGAACGCGGGGGCGTCGACCTCCTCATCATCTACAACTCCGGTCGGTACCGGATGAACGGTCGGGGGTCTCTGGCCGGCCTCCTCCCGTACGGCGACGCGAACGAAATCGTCGTCGAGATGGGCCACGAGGTGCTTCCGGTCGTCGAGGACACGCCCGTTCTCGCGGGGGTCAACGGCACGGACCCGTTCCGGCAGATGGACGTGTTCGTCGAGAAACTGAAGCGGCAGGGCTTCTCCGGCGTCCAGAACTTCCCGACGGTCGGTCTCATCGACGAAGACAGCCAGTTCCGGCGGAACCTGGAAGAGACCGGGATGGGCTACGACGAGGAGGTCGAGATGATTCGGGAGGCGAGCGACCGGGGGATGCTCACCTGTCCGTACGTCTTCGACGAGGAACAGGCGCGGCAGATGGCCGAGGCGGGCGCGGACGTAATCGTCGCGCACATGGGCCTGACCACCTCCGGCGACATCGGCGCGGAGACGGCGTTGGACCTCGATACGGCCGCAGACCGGGTGCAGGCGATACGCGACGCGGCCGTCGAGGCGAACGAGGACGTGATGGTCATCTGCCACGGCGGGCCGATAGCGTGGCCCGACGACGCCCGGCACGTCATCGAGAACACGGAGGGCGTCGTCGGGTTCTTCGGCGCATCCAGCATCGAACGCCTCCCCACCGAGGAGGCCATCGAGAACCAAGCCCGCGAGTTCAAGGACATCTCGCTATGA
- a CDS encoding DUF5783 family protein codes for MADFDPEKFEDKYVHYFPELQRAYKNAFETMNEEYDSTLIHGIDQEILNESEPMYEDGEFRIDLPENPHERLTSVVVDDEKLDATLERYTDEIRAELRRVFGLQS; via the coding sequence ATGGCCGACTTCGACCCAGAGAAGTTCGAGGACAAGTACGTCCACTACTTCCCCGAACTTCAGCGCGCGTACAAGAACGCCTTCGAGACGATGAACGAGGAGTACGACTCGACGCTGATTCACGGCATCGACCAGGAGATTCTCAACGAGTCCGAACCGATGTACGAGGACGGCGAGTTCCGCATCGACCTGCCCGAGAACCCCCACGAACGACTGACGAGCGTCGTCGTGGACGACGAGAAACTCGACGCGACGCTCGAGCGCTACACAGACGAGATTCGGGCCGAACTCCGGCGCGTCTTCGGCCTACAGTCCTGA
- a CDS encoding NifU family protein has translation MSTDATDGDDDLKDRVTNFLRRNFPQIQMHGGSAAIQHLDRESGEVTIMLGGACSGCGISPMTIQAIKSRMVKEIPEINKVNAETGMGGDGGHGGGMSPSFPGDTEGDDGESDEGPQAPF, from the coding sequence ATGAGTACGGACGCGACCGACGGAGACGACGACCTCAAAGACCGGGTCACGAACTTCCTCCGCCGGAACTTCCCGCAGATTCAGATGCACGGTGGCTCCGCGGCCATCCAGCACCTCGACCGCGAGTCGGGCGAAGTCACCATCATGCTCGGCGGCGCTTGCTCCGGATGCGGTATCTCGCCGATGACCATTCAGGCCATCAAGAGCCGCATGGTCAAGGAGATTCCCGAGATAAACAAGGTCAACGCCGAAACCGGAATGGGCGGCGACGGCGGTCACGGCGGCGGCATGTCTCCGTCGTTCCCCGGCGACACCGAAGGCGACGACGGCGAGAGCGACGAAGGGCCGCAGGCTCCCTTCTGA
- a CDS encoding sulfatase, with protein MTESPDNVLFVVMDTVRKDHLTPYGYEKPTTPALESFAEEATVFEQAVAPAPWTLPVHASLFTGMYPSHHGADQENPYLEGATTLAQTLSRAGYDTACYSSNAWITPYTHLTDGFDDQNNFFEVMPGDFLSGPLAKAWKTMNDNEALRAIADKLVSLGNTAHEYLAGGEGADSKTPAVIDQTKSFIDDSEEFFAFINLMDAHLPYHPPEEFAEEFAPGVDSTEICQNSKEYNSGARDIDDEEWEAIRGLYDAEIAHIDDQLGRLFDWLKETGRWDDTMVVVCADHGELHGEHDLYGHEFCLYDPLVNVPLMVKHPKLDEDRREDQVELVDLYHTVLDALDVEGGAPADPGDDAVALDRTRSLLSQSYREFAEAANDDPGQIGDGEYAFVEYSRPVVELKQLEEKASDAGITLPKESRFYSRMRAARRTDAKYVRIDRIEDEAYRLDTDPEETTNLAGEGDAEIEATEAMLSEFEAAVGGAWTDALDDEVSDDTVEEMDEDAQERLRDLGYLE; from the coding sequence ATGACCGAGTCGCCCGACAACGTCCTCTTCGTCGTGATGGACACGGTCCGGAAGGACCACCTCACGCCGTACGGCTACGAGAAGCCCACGACGCCGGCGCTTGAATCGTTCGCGGAGGAGGCGACGGTGTTCGAACAGGCCGTCGCCCCCGCGCCGTGGACGCTCCCGGTCCACGCGTCGCTTTTCACCGGGATGTACCCGAGCCACCACGGGGCCGACCAGGAGAACCCCTACTTGGAGGGCGCGACGACGCTCGCACAGACGCTCTCGCGGGCGGGGTACGACACCGCGTGTTACTCCTCGAACGCGTGGATTACGCCGTACACCCACCTCACCGACGGCTTCGACGACCAGAACAACTTCTTCGAGGTGATGCCCGGCGACTTCCTGTCTGGCCCCCTCGCGAAGGCGTGGAAGACGATGAACGACAACGAAGCGCTCCGCGCCATCGCGGACAAACTCGTCAGCCTCGGCAACACCGCCCACGAGTACCTCGCCGGCGGTGAGGGCGCGGACTCGAAGACGCCCGCCGTAATCGACCAGACGAAGTCGTTCATCGACGACTCCGAGGAGTTCTTCGCGTTCATCAACCTGATGGACGCGCACCTGCCGTACCACCCGCCCGAGGAGTTCGCCGAGGAGTTCGCCCCCGGCGTCGATTCCACGGAGATATGCCAGAACTCCAAGGAGTACAACTCCGGTGCGCGCGACATCGACGACGAGGAGTGGGAGGCCATCCGGGGCCTGTACGACGCCGAAATCGCGCACATCGACGACCAACTCGGTCGCCTGTTCGACTGGCTGAAGGAGACGGGCCGGTGGGACGACACGATGGTCGTCGTCTGCGCGGACCACGGCGAACTCCACGGCGAACACGACCTGTACGGCCACGAGTTCTGTCTGTACGACCCCCTCGTGAACGTCCCCCTGATGGTCAAGCACCCGAAACTGGACGAGGACCGCCGCGAGGACCAAGTGGAACTCGTCGACCTCTATCACACCGTCCTCGACGCCCTCGACGTCGAAGGGGGCGCGCCCGCGGACCCCGGCGACGACGCCGTCGCACTCGACCGAACCCGGTCGCTGCTCTCGCAGTCGTACCGCGAGTTCGCCGAGGCGGCGAACGACGACCCCGGCCAAATCGGCGACGGCGAGTACGCCTTCGTGGAGTACTCCCGCCCGGTGGTCGAACTGAAGCAGTTAGAGGAGAAGGCCTCGGACGCGGGTATCACGCTCCCGAAGGAGTCGCGGTTCTACTCGCGGATGCGCGCCGCCCGCCGGACGGACGCGAAGTACGTCCGCATCGACCGCATCGAGGACGAGGCGTACCGCCTCGACACCGACCCCGAGGAGACGACGAACCTCGCGGGCGAGGGCGACGCGGAGATCGAGGCGACGGAGGCGATGCTCTCGGAGTTCGAGGCGGCCGTCGGCGGCGCGTGGACCGACGCCTTGGACGACGAGGTGTCCGACGACACCGTCGAGGAGATGGACGAAGACGCCCAAGAGCGCCTCAGGGACCTCGGATACCTCGAATAG
- a CDS encoding DMT family transporter has translation MNQQTAWLVLLAAACFETVWAVGLEYADGFSNLRATAVVVVALVVSMAGLAKAVEVLPVGTAYAVWTGVGAVGTVVLGIVLFGESTSPVRLVCLTAIVAGVVGLRFAA, from the coding sequence GTGAACCAACAGACCGCGTGGCTGGTCCTCCTCGCGGCCGCCTGCTTCGAGACGGTGTGGGCGGTCGGATTGGAGTACGCCGACGGCTTCTCGAACCTCCGCGCGACGGCGGTGGTGGTCGTCGCCCTCGTCGTGAGCATGGCCGGCCTCGCCAAGGCCGTCGAAGTGTTGCCCGTGGGGACGGCCTACGCCGTCTGGACCGGCGTCGGCGCAGTCGGCACCGTCGTCCTCGGCATCGTCCTGTTCGGCGAGTCCACGTCGCCGGTCCGACTCGTCTGTCTCACCGCCATCGTCGCCGGAGTGGTCGGACTCCGCTTCGCGGCGTAA